In Aequorivita sp. H23M31, a single window of DNA contains:
- a CDS encoding IS256 family transposase: MKKDDLISDDFLKQFKTHEELSDFLKQIQKRGIEKMLEGELDGHLDYDKHQRSNGGNSRNGHSRKKIKTSFGESEIAVPRDREASFNPMIVPKRGNMVDGLENVIVSLYAKGMSNSDIEEQIREVYDFDVSTSTISRITEKISGDIVAWQNRPLEPVYLIVWMDGIVFKVRENSKVINKTIYIAVGLRRDGKKEVLGLWLGKNESAAFWMSVLTDIRARGTEDILITATDNLNGFTDTIKNVFPESKTQICVVHQIRNACRYVVWKDKKAFTADMKHIYNAPNQEAAKMALEDFAQKWNDKYSYAIKSWRDNWEELTVFYEFPLEIRKIIYTTNLIENLNGKIRKYTKNKLSFPTDDAVMKSVYLAVREATKKWTMPVRNWGIILNQFLTIYEKRVRL, translated from the coding sequence AAGACGATTTAATTTCAGATGATTTTCTGAAGCAGTTCAAGACCCACGAGGAGCTCAGCGATTTTTTAAAGCAGATCCAGAAACGTGGGATCGAAAAGATGCTCGAAGGTGAGCTCGACGGCCACCTAGATTACGACAAACACCAGAGGTCCAATGGAGGCAACTCGCGCAACGGGCACTCCCGGAAGAAAATAAAAACCTCCTTTGGCGAATCCGAGATTGCCGTCCCCAGAGACCGTGAGGCCTCGTTCAATCCCATGATCGTACCCAAGCGGGGCAATATGGTCGATGGCCTTGAGAACGTCATCGTGTCACTCTATGCCAAGGGAATGAGCAACAGCGATATTGAGGAGCAGATACGTGAGGTCTATGATTTTGATGTGTCCACCTCGACCATATCCAGGATCACGGAAAAAATATCGGGCGATATAGTTGCCTGGCAGAACCGTCCCTTGGAGCCGGTCTACTTGATTGTCTGGATGGATGGCATCGTATTCAAGGTCCGCGAGAACTCCAAGGTTATTAACAAGACCATCTACATAGCCGTTGGCCTGCGCAGGGACGGTAAAAAAGAGGTCTTGGGGCTATGGCTTGGCAAGAACGAATCAGCAGCTTTCTGGATGAGCGTATTGACCGATATAAGGGCGCGCGGCACAGAAGACATCCTTATCACGGCCACCGATAACCTCAATGGTTTTACGGATACGATCAAGAACGTGTTCCCCGAGTCCAAGACCCAGATATGCGTGGTACACCAGATACGCAATGCCTGCAGGTACGTCGTATGGAAGGATAAAAAAGCCTTTACCGCAGATATGAAGCATATCTATAACGCCCCAAACCAGGAGGCCGCCAAGATGGCCCTAGAGGATTTTGCCCAAAAATGGAACGATAAATATTCCTATGCCATCAAGAGCTGGCGCGACAACTGGGAAGAGCTCACAGTGTTCTATGAGTTCCCGTTGGAGATACGCAAGATCATCTATACCACGAACCTTATCGAGAACCTGAACGGGAAGATAAGAAAGTACACCAAGAACAAACTTTCCTTCCCAACGGACGATGCCGTGATGAAATCCGTATATTTGGCAGTAAGGGAAGCCACCAAAAAATGGACAATGCCCGTCAGGAACTGGGGCATTATATTAAACCAGTTCCTAACGATCTATGAAAAAAGGGTCAGACTCTAA
- the lpdA gene encoding dihydrolipoyl dehydrogenase: MSKYDVAVIGSGPGGYVAAIRCAQLGLKTAIIEKYNVLGGTCLNVGCIPSKALLDSSHHYADALKHFEEHGIEIPGDIKLNFKKMIARKAAVVDQTTKGIEFLMDKNKIDVYTGTGAFKDATHIVISGEKEQTIEAKNTIIATGSKPSSLPFIKLDKDRVITSTEVLSLKEVPKHLVIIGGGVIGLELGQVYHRLGAEVSVVEYMDRIIPTMDGGQSKELLKVLKKQGMKFYLSHKVSAVSKKGKEVTVTATDKNDKEVTIKGDYCLVSVGRRPFTDGLKAENAGIKVTERGMIDVNDQLQTNIKNIYAIGDVVRGAMLAHKASEEGTMVAEIIGGQKPHINYNLIPGVVYTWPEVASVGKTEEQLKEANVEYKAGQFPMRALGRARASGDLDGFVKILSDKKTDEVLGVHMVGPRVADLIAEAVVAMEYRASAEDIARMSHAHPTYAEAVKEAALAATDNRPLHI; the protein is encoded by the coding sequence ATGTCAAAATATGATGTTGCAGTAATAGGGTCTGGCCCTGGGGGATATGTAGCCGCCATTCGTTGTGCACAATTGGGCTTAAAAACCGCTATCATTGAAAAATACAATGTATTGGGCGGAACCTGTTTGAATGTGGGCTGTATTCCGAGTAAGGCTTTACTGGATTCGTCCCACCATTATGCCGATGCATTAAAACATTTTGAGGAACACGGAATTGAAATTCCGGGCGATATAAAGTTGAACTTTAAAAAGATGATAGCGCGAAAAGCCGCTGTTGTCGATCAAACCACCAAGGGCATTGAATTCTTGATGGATAAAAATAAAATCGATGTTTATACGGGAACAGGTGCTTTTAAAGATGCTACCCACATCGTTATCTCTGGTGAAAAGGAGCAAACCATTGAAGCTAAAAACACAATTATCGCTACGGGAAGCAAACCGAGTTCACTTCCATTTATCAAATTGGATAAAGATCGAGTTATAACTTCTACCGAAGTTTTGAGTTTAAAGGAAGTGCCAAAACATCTGGTGATAATAGGAGGTGGGGTTATTGGTCTTGAGCTCGGTCAAGTATATCATCGTTTGGGAGCTGAGGTTTCCGTAGTAGAATATATGGATCGCATTATTCCAACTATGGACGGAGGACAAAGTAAGGAACTGCTTAAGGTTTTAAAGAAGCAGGGAATGAAATTCTATCTATCCCATAAAGTTTCCGCAGTTTCCAAAAAAGGAAAAGAAGTTACCGTAACAGCCACGGATAAAAATGACAAGGAAGTAACAATCAAAGGAGATTACTGTTTGGTTTCCGTAGGAAGAAGACCTTTCACCGACGGTTTAAAAGCTGAAAATGCTGGAATAAAAGTTACCGAGCGCGGAATGATCGATGTAAACGATCAACTCCAAACAAACATAAAAAACATTTACGCCATTGGCGACGTAGTCCGTGGAGCGATGCTCGCGCACAAAGCTTCGGAAGAAGGAACCATGGTTGCTGAAATTATTGGAGGACAAAAACCACATATTAATTATAATCTTATCCCAGGGGTGGTTTACACTTGGCCAGAAGTTGCTTCCGTAGGAAAAACCGAAGAGCAACTTAAAGAAGCCAATGTGGAATACAAAGCAGGACAATTTCCTATGCGTGCATTGGGTAGAGCTCGCGCTAGTGGAGATTTAGATGGTTTTGTGAAAATTCTGTCTGATAAGAAAACGGACGAGGTTCTAGGAGTGCACATGGTTGGCCCACGTGTAGCTGACTTGATTGCTGAAGCCGTTGTAGCAATGGAATATCGTGCAAGTGCCGAAGATATTGCCAGAATGAGCCATGCACACCCGACGTATGCTGAAGCAGTGAAAGAAGCCGCTCTTGCAGCTACAGATAATCGACCACTACATATTTAA
- a CDS encoding cell envelope integrity protein TolA, with amino-acid sequence MKQLETLLERYAIDYEKHHLQQVLTHNSFSEKNNSRYVFLGQFAFKGKVAEWIFKNTAGNGMQLQHFLGNIFKQSFLDTFFDKYIRTIQRIANKDDVAKQKHIFSYAFFGLVYENATEKQLQDFIFQLVILPNNHLLPQNYKLKNHWDQLIFLCKQHFDTKPKLVITEDEEKIQHISVLLNTEVIGFHQSISFKYAKKQAIAKAMKTIADRLEVVVKNEVTYIENEKNKQLEIAQKQQLAKEAKQAIHEAKNKDHAERMKVKRLEAAQKAKETDRRRREAKQNAKEKTNRKGANTIYRAYSADEIKAMSVAKRRNLQDKGIIPKGI; translated from the coding sequence ATGAAACAGCTAGAAACCTTGCTTGAGCGTTATGCAATTGACTATGAAAAACACCATTTGCAACAGGTACTCACCCACAATAGTTTTTCAGAAAAAAACAATTCGCGTTATGTCTTTCTCGGGCAGTTTGCTTTTAAAGGAAAAGTAGCCGAATGGATTTTCAAAAACACCGCCGGAAATGGAATGCAGTTGCAACATTTTTTAGGAAATATTTTTAAGCAAAGTTTCTTGGATACATTTTTTGATAAATACATTCGCACTATCCAAAGAATTGCAAACAAGGATGATGTGGCTAAACAGAAACATATTTTTAGCTATGCTTTTTTTGGACTTGTGTATGAAAATGCGACCGAAAAACAACTGCAGGATTTTATTTTTCAGCTAGTCATATTGCCTAATAATCATTTGCTACCTCAAAATTATAAGCTTAAGAACCATTGGGATCAACTTATCTTTTTATGCAAACAGCATTTTGATACCAAACCAAAATTAGTAATCACCGAGGATGAAGAAAAAATACAACATATTTCGGTGTTATTAAATACTGAAGTTATAGGCTTTCATCAGTCCATTAGTTTTAAATATGCCAAAAAGCAAGCTATTGCTAAAGCTATGAAGACCATAGCCGATAGGTTGGAAGTTGTAGTTAAAAATGAAGTAACTTATATAGAAAACGAAAAAAATAAACAATTAGAAATTGCACAAAAGCAGCAACTTGCAAAAGAAGCAAAACAAGCCATCCACGAAGCAAAAAATAAAGATCACGCTGAAAGAATGAAGGTTAAAAGGCTAGAAGCCGCACAAAAAGCCAAAGAAACAGACAGGCGACGCAGAGAAGCTAAACAAAATGCAAAAGAAAAAACTAATAGAAAGGGAGCTAATACCATTTACAGAGCGTATAGTGCGGACGAAATAAAAGCAATGAGTGTGGCCAAACGTAGAAACCTGCAAGACAAAGGAATTATTCCTAAAGGGATTTAG
- a CDS encoding T9SS type A sorting domain-containing protein: MTDGACETIQVFDANALGVMDYINMANDLKIARNPLHNNILELEYPKNISYLDVTVYDMTGKKIAEYKNTAQDTALVVNAGSGIYIAQVVDPITGTGKNLRFVIQ; encoded by the coding sequence ATGACAGACGGAGCATGTGAGACTATACAAGTATTTGATGCGAATGCTCTCGGAGTAATGGATTATATCAATATGGCCAATGATCTCAAGATCGCCAGAAATCCACTCCACAACAATATCTTAGAATTAGAATATCCTAAGAATATATCATATCTGGATGTTACCGTCTATGATATGACGGGTAAGAAAATAGCCGAGTATAAGAATACTGCACAAGATACCGCTCTTGTCGTCAATGCAGGATCAGGAATCTATATCGCACAAGTTGTCGATCCTATTACTGGGACAGGGAAGAATTTAAGGTTTGTTATTCAATAA
- the tnpA gene encoding IS200/IS605 family transposase: protein MKIDYNNLYTHFILITKNRYPFIKEESRERIEKYITGIVNNTGSKLYAIYANPEHVHILVSRNPRISEVELLTKVADGSSQFIGKEKLCAGNFQWQESGSAFSVSKADVDKVCKYILNQPEHHKKVTFQEEYDKFVKFYQRTLKWE from the coding sequence ATGAAAATAGATTATAACAACCTGTACACGCATTTTATCCTGATTACCAAAAACAGGTATCCGTTTATCAAAGAAGAGAGTAGAGAGCGAATAGAAAAGTACATTACGGGAATCGTGAACAATACAGGGAGCAAGCTGTATGCGATCTATGCCAACCCGGAACATGTTCATATTCTAGTATCTCGAAATCCTAGAATCTCGGAAGTTGAGCTCTTGACTAAGGTAGCTGATGGCTCGTCCCAATTTATTGGCAAAGAAAAATTATGTGCGGGAAATTTCCAATGGCAAGAATCGGGCTCTGCTTTTTCGGTTTCAAAGGCTGATGTGGATAAAGTCTGCAAGTATATTTTGAACCAACCAGAGCACCATAAAAAAGTAACCTTTCAGGAGGAATATGACAAGTTTGTCAAGTTTTATCAGCGCACTCTAAAATGGGAATAA
- a CDS encoding DUF1456 family protein, translating into MALTNNDIMKKLRVAHKLRDEDIVKICSLVDFAVSKSELGAIFRHESHEKYMECGDQFLRNFLNGLIIHLRGPMPEKKKIEPNVGPKPTAKPKAKPKLKR; encoded by the coding sequence ATGGCGCTTACCAATAATGATATCATGAAAAAATTGCGTGTAGCCCATAAACTGCGCGATGAGGATATTGTAAAAATATGCTCCTTGGTCGATTTTGCTGTGAGCAAGAGCGAACTGGGAGCAATTTTCCGTCACGAAAGCCATGAAAAATATATGGAGTGCGGCGATCAATTTCTTCGTAATTTCCTCAATGGACTGATTATTCATTTACGTGGCCCAATGCCTGAAAAAAAGAAGATAGAGCCTAATGTTGGGCCCAAACCAACTGCAAAGCCTAAAGCCAAACCAAAGCTGAAGCGTTAG
- a CDS encoding YqaA family protein, whose amino-acid sequence MNTVRKSETNKLKRTHLYYKYTGFYSFVGQSLKKAIPPILVVVGILILLNAYVVDFGQLFTYVTERYAPINVLLVFLASESLLGLVPPEIFIAWSNKMPEPILYLSLLALMSYLGGIISYFIGKWIFTIPRVYAYLEGSMKKHLKHIRKWGGFLIVVGALLPIPYSMTSMAAGMIHYKFSKFLLFGLLRFVRFYLYAIAIFNLI is encoded by the coding sequence ATGAATACCGTGCGTAAATCCGAAACGAACAAGCTTAAACGTACCCACCTGTATTATAAATACACAGGATTCTATTCCTTTGTGGGGCAAAGCCTTAAAAAGGCAATTCCTCCAATATTGGTTGTGGTGGGAATATTGATTTTATTGAATGCATATGTTGTGGATTTTGGACAACTTTTTACCTATGTTACCGAAAGATATGCGCCAATAAACGTTCTTTTGGTTTTTCTTGCATCCGAATCTTTATTGGGATTGGTTCCTCCCGAAATTTTTATTGCCTGGAGCAATAAAATGCCAGAGCCTATTCTGTATCTATCCTTATTGGCACTTATGTCTTATTTGGGCGGGATTATTTCCTACTTTATTGGCAAATGGATATTTACCATTCCAAGAGTATACGCCTATTTGGAAGGAAGTATGAAAAAACATCTCAAGCATATCCGAAAATGGGGAGGTTTCTTGATCGTAGTAGGCGCATTGTTGCCGATACCTTATTCCATGACCAGTATGGCTGCGGGAATGATCCACTACAAATTTTCCAAATTCCTTTTGTTTGGTCTGCTTCGATTTGTGCGCTTCTACCTATACGCGATCGCTATCTTCAATTTAATTTAA